A segment of the Aureliella helgolandensis genome:
CTGACGCGGATTGAGCACCTTGATGTGTGTTACATTATTGGGCCTCTCTCCCCGTTCCTGTGCCGACGCGAATGGCTGGAGAGTTCTCGTTGCCAGCGGAGACGCCAGACTAGCTCCGGCCAGCGATGTTTGTAACATTTGCCGCCGGGTAAGTGGGGAAGTCCAACGCTGGGGAACATTGAGTGATTCCATTGATTCAGAGTCCTTGTAGGAACAGGTGAATTTCGTTGTGTCGAATGTAAATAATTTGGAAACAATCGCTGATGTCACTCAACTGGAAGAATTGTTGAGCCGTCCAACCGATGCCCTAGTAGAAACGATGCAGAGGGTAAGCGGGGACATTCTGTTTCTGGGTGCAGGTGGGAAACTTGGGCCTTCGCTAGCCAGGATGGCGCGTCGCGCAGCCGATCAAGCGGGAGGTAACCGCCGCATTATCGCAGTATCTCGTTTCTCAAATCAACAGGCAGAGCGAGGTTTGCAGGAATTTGGTGTCGAGACGGTTCGAGCTGAGCTTCTCGATACCGAGGCCTTGCGGCAGCTTCCAGATGCCGAGAACGTGATTTACATGGCAGGTTACAAGTTCGGCGCGTTTGGAAATCCGTCGTTGACCTGGGCCATGAACAGCTTCCTACCAGGAATGGCCATGCAACGCTTTGCGGACAGCCGTGTCGTCGCATTCTCCACGAGCTGCGTCTATGGGCTCTCTCCGTGGCAGTCGGCTGGCACTGTCGAAACCGATCCACTGCAACCCACAGACGAATATAGCATGAGCTGCATTGGGCGCGAGAGGATTATCGACCACTTCAGTCGCACCCACGGAACTTCGGCAAGTCTACTGCGGCTGAACTACGCAGTCGAAATGCGGTACGGAGTTCTGATCGATATCGCTCAAGCGGTGTACAACGAGCGTCCCATCAATTTGACGATGGGGCACTTCAATTTGATTTGGCAAACCGATGCTAATGCAATATCTCTACAAACGCTCGACCACGTCAGCTCACCGCCCATGGTCATCAACGTGGTTGGACCCGAGACACTGAGCGTACGACGGGTGGCTGAAGAGTTCGGGCAGCTCATGGGTAAACAACCTCGGTTCAATGGCACCGAATCTGATTCCTGCCTCCTAACGAGCGGAGAGCGCTGCCACCAGCTGTTTGGCTATCCGTCGGTTTCCGCTGGAAAATTAATTCAATGGACTGCCGACTGGATTATGCGGGGCGGCCCCACCCACGATAAACCAACCGGCTTTCAAGTTCGCGATGGGCGGTATTGATCATGGACCAAGCTGAAATGTCTCGCATTCGCGAACTGCTCAACGATGGACTGGCCATCCCGGCTTGCCCTCTGGCCCTCAATGCACAGCGGTGTTTCGACGAACGACGCCAAAGGGCCTTGCTACGGTACTACTGCGCCGCCGGAGCCGGTGGAGTCGCCGTGGGGGTGCATACGACGCAGTTCGAAATTCGGCAACCGCAACACGGACTACTCCGTCCAGTCCTCGAACTCGCCGCGGAAGAACTGCAAAATCAAGAGCGGCCACACCAAGAACACATCGTCCGTATCGGAGGAGTTGTCGGCGATGCAGTACAGGCGATGCGCGAGGCTGAACAGCTTCGCGAGCTGCGCTATCACGTCGGGCTACTCAGCTTGGCGGGCCACCAATCCGCCGATGAAACGCAGTTGATCGAGCATTGCCGACGCGTGTCCGAAGTCCTGCCCATCATGGGATTCTACTTGCAGCCGGCCGTCGGCGGACGCCTCCTGTCCTACCGTTTTTGGCGACAATTCTCGGAAATTGAAAATGTAGTTGCCATCAAGATCTCTCCCTTCAACCGGTATCAAACTATAGATGTCGTCCGAGCGGTGGTCGATGCTGGGCGAGCTGATATTGCACTCTATACCGGCAATGACGACAACATCGTCGGCGACCTGTTGACCGAGTTTGTGTTTAAGGGACAGGAGGGGGAGCAGCGACGCGCCATCGTGGGCGGGCTACTCGGACACTGGGCCTGTTGGACAAGAAATGCCGTACTGCTCATGAACGAATGCAAGCGGCTGAGGGCTCTCGGAAACTTGCCGACATGGATGTTGACGCTAGGGGCTCAAGTCACGGATACCAATGCGGCGTTGTTCGATGCGGCCAACGCATTCCGAGGCTGCATTCCGGGAATCCACGAAGTGCTTCGACGACAGGGCCTGTTGGAAGGCCTATGGTGCCTCGATCCCACCGAGGAACTGGGAACGGGCCAAATGCAAGAAATCGACCGAGTCTACCATGCCTACCCCCATCTCAATGATGATGACTTCGTAGCCGAACATCTTGATGAATGGCTAGCGTAGGGCTAGCACAATTCCCCTGAATCCAATGGGTGAGTCGAGTTTACGAAGACGGATAGGCCATCTGAATAGGAAGATTTCTGGCACCCCGTCTTGCCCCGAAGCTGAAAGGGCTTCCACCGCATTCGCGCTTACCTACCACTCCTTGGCGATTCTCGCCACAGCCCAAACCTACAATGCGTTACTCCCCAAAACCAGCCCAGTCGATCGGGCCTTTGCCAAAATCCATTTGCTTACCCTATTACTTTCCTTTACCTTTGAACCAGCGAGACCATCTCCCGCTTCAATAACGGCAGGGACCTCCGGTGCAAGTAAAGTCACAAAACCCGTCTGACATTTCTGAACGACCGCCGAAACGACAAGCGTCGAAACACCGCATTTCAAGAGCGGTTTGGATCGGCCTCGGCATACTAATCCTTGGTTCAATGCCTCTCTTGGCAGTGATCGCACTGGCTTGGTTGGGGCTCACTTCGGACCCAAATCCGAACCCTGTTGGGCTGGGCATCCTCCATGTTCTTACTTTCTTTCCCAGCGTTGGCATCATTGCTATCGGAGTGCTACGCACGATCCAGCGTGCCAGATCCAAGACGAGCTTGAATTGAACGATGAGGAGCAATATTCGCTAACGCCGTAGTGGACCGCAGTGAGCCGTTGTTCCTTCCTTTTCCAACTCGCCTCATAGGGAATCCTACAGCCGTGACTACCAATCCTCGATCTCCCGTATCGGTAAAAGTGACTGAGATTTCCCGTGTTGCTAACCGCTGAGCGATTGCCATGAATAATCTGAAGTAAGCATTGGTCAAAGAACGCCGCGACCATTAAGTCGCCGCGGCGTCCAATGGAAGCATTCCAGACGGGACAGTCCCTGTACCGCGCGCCGAGATTGATACGAGCTAGGACTCAGCGATCGTATTGAGACTCGGACACTAACTCAGAAAGTGCACACACACACGCATCTGCATACGTAACGTCAACCTCAGCAACGACATGGCAGCCATTTACAATCGCCCTAACCATAGCCAATGCACTGGAATTGTGGGGCAAGACAAGGCCCTGCATCGCGGCCCTTCCGGGCCGTAACCGCTCCTGCGACTTGCAATTCCAGTCCACTTCTCGCCTCGAAGACCAGCTACGCAGTAGCGACAGCATCTAGCCTGGGGTGAGCGAAAACGAGTTCCACGAGTTTCCGTGTAACCCCAGGTTGTAAATCGATTGAGAAAGTGACCGAGCAGTAGAGTTATTGAGACCATTCAAGGTTGCCGAGGTCGCAACCAGGTGGCGATACGTTCAACATTCGCAATTCTATTGGAATGAAGAGGGAGCTCTGCTTAGGAACGATGAACAGCTTCTGTGAGGTTGGAATGCCGCCATGACGTCGCAGATCCTCTTGCGCACTGGACCTCCCAGGGAAATCAAGAAACACTGACCAGCTTCGGAGCCTAAAACTTGTCCATGCAACTGGAAAACGCTAAGCACCTCCATGGATAGTCTCACCGCCGGTTGCAGCCGAAATAGAGTTGCAAGATGCTAAGGTCAGAATTCGGACGTTGGAAAACCCTATTTCAACAATCACTGAGACGCTCCCCTATCGCGGCCCTTCCGGGCCGTAACCGCTCCTGCGACGTGCAATTCCACTCCACTTTTTGCCTCGAAGACCAGCTACGCAGTAGCGACAGCATCTAGCCTGGGGTGAGCGAAAACGAGTTCCACGAGTTCACGCGTAACCCCAGGTTGTAAATCGATTGAGAAAGCGACCGAGCAGTAAAGGTATTGAGACCATTCAAGGTTGCCGAGGTCGCAATCAGGTGGCGATACGTTCAACATTCGCAATTCTATTGGAATGAAGAGGGAGCTCTGCTTGGGAACGATGAACAGCTTCTGTGAGGTTGGAATGCCGCCATGACGTCGCAGAGCCTCTTGCGCACTGGACCTCCCAGGGAAATCACGAAACACTGACCAGCTTCGGAGCCTAAAACTTGTCCATGCAACTGGAAAACGCTAAGCACCTCCATGGATAGTCTCACCGTCGGTTGCCGCTGAAATAGAGTTGCAAGATACCAAGGTCAGAATTCTCACCATGGTAGCCCCTATTTCAACAATCACTGAAACGCTTCCATCACTCGCCCCCCTGAATCTTCCCCAGTCCCAGGATAGATAACCGCGAAAGACGCCAAATATGCGAAAAGAAAAAGTAGCCGTTCACGACCTTCCTGATCCACTTACAACATCAACCGTTGCTTCAGGTTTGAGCTCAAGTTGCAGACAACCGTGAACGGTTATCCCCACCCACAACACCCTACCAAGGAAGTGGTGTGCCCCCAGCACACTCCCCCCAGCACACCCACCCCGAAGGAGGCATCATGCCAGGATGGGATTATCCGGTCTTTGACACACGGTTTGGAAAAGTCGGTATGATGATCGTCTACGAGGCTTTCATTCCCGAAGTCGCACGTGAATTAAGCAACTGCGGAGCGGGGGTGCGCGCGAGACGGCTGTGGGGGCACAATCCACTGATCGGGGCGGCGCGGGCTTGCGACAATCACAACTACGTCATCAGCAGCACTTACACGGATGTTTCATCCGACTGGATGATCTCAGTCATCTGCGGTCACAACGGAAAACCGCTGGCGCAGGTATCGGAGTGGGGAAGCGTCACGGTAGCCGAAGTGGATTTGAACCATCCCATGTACCGGTACAGTCTCGGTGATTTTAAAGCCTAGACCGCACGCCACCGGCCTACAACTCCACAAGAGTAGGAAGTGTATGTCTATGATGATTCGTATCGCTCGTTCCCGCCTTCTGTGTTGCATGGCCATCTTCTTCGTCGCACTCCAGGCGACTGCGGCGGAGCCTTCTGCGGCGAAGTCGACTCATCCGCGATTGTTGCTAACTCAAGATCAAGTGCCGCAATTCCGCGTTCGTGTCCAAGTCGACGGTAGTTTGAACAAACGTTATTTCGATCGCATCGGCTTGTGTGCGGACCACGTCCCTGCGCCTGCTCCAGGCTGGAAGCCATTGATGGCGGACTTCATGCAATCGCCGCACTTCATCGCGGTTGACGCCATGCGCAAGAAATTGATCGCTGCTTCCCATTCGGCGCTCAAATTTGCAATCGCCCCGGAATTCTATGATGACCATGGCACTTCCGCTGCCGCGTGTGCGATGGACATTGTCAATAAGTGGAACCCACAGTGGATCATCGACCAATACCGTCACAAGATCGACAACAGTGGCGACGATCACGAGGGCGCGCAGTTGATCATGTACATGGCCCTGGTCTATGACATGGCGTACGACAAGTTTAGCAAGACTGAGCGGCAGCAAGTGATTGACTGGCTGGCGCGAGGCGTCGTGACTGCCGCCGAATCAGAAAAACTTCTTTACGCCGCCTACGAACCGTATCCTCGACAGAATCATCAGGCGTGTCTGTTGGCCGCTTGCGGGTTGGTCGCTCTGGCAATCAAAGATGAAGTGCACTTGATCAGTGATCCGGTGAACCGTGAGACGATGCAGCGACAGTTGAAAGTGACCAACGAGAATATTCCGCGGTTCATTCTCGATCGTGCAGCGCTCGCCGACGGACGCGCGTGGGAAGGCAGTGCCTACGGGACCTACACGCTACCATTCGCGATGCTCTGGGGACGGGCCTACAACAATGCCTACGACGCTGACGTCTTTGCTGGAAAAGGAATTGAAAACATCATCCGCTGGTACGCCCACTCGCGTGCTGCGTTTGGTCTGCATCAACTGGTGGAATACGGCGATGACTACGATCGCTATGGCGGCTTCGGCGAAATGCTGATCCTGTTTGAGCAAGGCAATGCCGACGGCCATGACCTGTGGCTGTTGGAATATTTACATCCGGGTGGGGACATGTTCGCGGGTGCTGCCAAAACCGAACAAGCCTATACGGATCCGTTTCTGTCCTACCCCTTGTTCTATCCTCAAAATCTCCAGCCGATCGGGCCAACGGCAGCGGCTCAGCAGCCAACACAGTACTTCCGTGACTTTCGTAACAAGAGCGGCGGCGAAGTTCATTTCAAGAACCAGTTCATCCAAACACCTGGCGGTGACGACACGGTGCAGATGGTCCTGTATTCGCATCGCGATGAGATCAGCAAAGGTGGTTTGGCGCAGGGCTCACTGCGACTGTATGCTTATGGAGAAAAATTTACGGAAGAAGAAGGTCGCTCCAGTCGAAAAACTGCTTGGTGGGGATCGATGAAACAGTTCACAACATTCGATTATTTCAATGCCGACTGTGGCAATGATGGAAGTTTGCCGAAGTATCAATTCTACGCCCAGCGCAAAAACCCCGGTCTCGGACGGCTGGCAGGGTTCATCGCTGGTGACTTCGCGGATTACGCCCGCGCCGACGGCCGTTTTCCGCTTGGCGATCCCTCGCTCAACGCCGCGCCGCATCCGAACAACAACCGCTTCCGCCTCGCTTGCTCGCCATCCGATGATCCAACTCAGCCGACGTATTGCGAACCAGTCCGGCGCGCCGATCGAATGGTAATGATGTTGAAAAGCACTGATGATAATTCTGCAGCCAAACCCTTGTTCGTGATTGTCGACGACTACAATATCAACGGCGCTGAGCAAACCTATCGTTGGCGATGGCACGCACCACGCCAGCCGATTGCCGAGCCCGGAAAGCGTCCACGCGATCCAACCAAGCACGACTTTGTGATTGACGGGGTTGGTTCAGTCGATTCGCCGATCCGCATTTATGATCCACACTTGGATCGCACCAAATTGGAAATCACGTTCATCCAGCCTGAACAATTCGACTTGCATTTCACTCGGTTCACGCCCGAGGACGATATCAATCACGCATTGTTTGAAGCCACCAAAACGGCCGTCAATCCCCGCTTCTTCGCCGTGCTCTTCCCGCGAAAGAACGGGTTCGAGCGTCCAATGATCGAATCCATCGAGTCGACGAACCCAGCTGCCGCGGGGTGTCGAATTACTTGGAGCGATCTGGGGGTTGACCAAATTGTCACGGGGCGCGGAAAGGACGTTGCAATCGGCCCCCTCCGCACTGATGCAAGAATGGCCGTGACTCGCACCGTTGATGGGAGTGTCGTCGCCTACGCGCTGGGCGAGGGGCGG
Coding sequences within it:
- a CDS encoding NAD-dependent epimerase/dehydratase family protein, giving the protein MSNVNNLETIADVTQLEELLSRPTDALVETMQRVSGDILFLGAGGKLGPSLARMARRAADQAGGNRRIIAVSRFSNQQAERGLQEFGVETVRAELLDTEALRQLPDAENVIYMAGYKFGAFGNPSLTWAMNSFLPGMAMQRFADSRVVAFSTSCVYGLSPWQSAGTVETDPLQPTDEYSMSCIGRERIIDHFSRTHGTSASLLRLNYAVEMRYGVLIDIAQAVYNERPINLTMGHFNLIWQTDANAISLQTLDHVSSPPMVINVVGPETLSVRRVAEEFGQLMGKQPRFNGTESDSCLLTSGERCHQLFGYPSVSAGKLIQWTADWIMRGGPTHDKPTGFQVRDGRY
- a CDS encoding dihydrodipicolinate synthase family protein, with protein sequence MDQAEMSRIRELLNDGLAIPACPLALNAQRCFDERRQRALLRYYCAAGAGGVAVGVHTTQFEIRQPQHGLLRPVLELAAEELQNQERPHQEHIVRIGGVVGDAVQAMREAEQLRELRYHVGLLSLAGHQSADETQLIEHCRRVSEVLPIMGFYLQPAVGGRLLSYRFWRQFSEIENVVAIKISPFNRYQTIDVVRAVVDAGRADIALYTGNDDNIVGDLLTEFVFKGQEGEQRRAIVGGLLGHWACWTRNAVLLMNECKRLRALGNLPTWMLTLGAQVTDTNAALFDAANAFRGCIPGIHEVLRRQGLLEGLWCLDPTEELGTGQMQEIDRVYHAYPHLNDDDFVAEHLDEWLA
- a CDS encoding carbon-nitrogen hydrolase family protein, translating into MPGWDYPVFDTRFGKVGMMIVYEAFIPEVARELSNCGAGVRARRLWGHNPLIGAARACDNHNYVISSTYTDVSSDWMISVICGHNGKPLAQVSEWGSVTVAEVDLNHPMYRYSLGDFKA